From the genome of Zalophus californianus isolate mZalCal1 chromosome 5, mZalCal1.pri.v2, whole genome shotgun sequence:
ATCCATACctctgaggcgcctgggtggtgcagttggttaagcatccagatgcttggttttggctgaggtcatgaactcagggttgtgagacagagccccgcCACAGGTTcttcacactcagtgcagagtctgctaagaatgctctctccctctctctctaaatcttaaaaataaatccataactCCATCCCACCAAATAGGTTATTGTTATTCCTAATTCTACAGAAGAGACTCCTGTGTAGAGATGAGACTTGCTCAAGCACTCCAGAGCCCACTTCTTTCATCACTATTTTATACTACCTCAGGATCTCATTTAGGCTTTACAACAGCACTACCAAGATTgtcaggctcagagaagtgaagataTTTGCTGGAGGTGACAGAACTGAGATTCCTCTGGGTCTACAACAGACTCACCACAGTGAGAATGAAGGTGATGAGACAGCTGTGGAGTTAACTCCAGCAAGCctcggtctttttttttttttttttttaagattttatttgacagaaagagaacacaagcagggggagtggcaggcagaagcagaaacaggctccccaaggagcagggaacctgatgcaggactcaatcccaggaccctgggatcatgacctgagctgaaggcagagacttaagcttaacccactgagccacccagacacccttggTCTCACTTCTcgactcagttttctcacctgtgtcATGACTGGAGGCAGGGACTGTGCTGGCTCTCCAAATATGTTCTCTATAGTCTCTACTGAATGGAACACACTGAGTAGATAACACACCTACCTCAGgaagagggtttttttaaaagcccttctACAAACCTGTTAAGTGGGAGAAGTTGAGCAGTGTGGCTAAGGATGTGGCTCTAGACTCCCAATCACCTGCCTTCAAATCCTGATTGCTCTACTATTGCCTACCCTCTCTGTGGTCCAGGGCCCTTCTCTGAAAAATGGGATAATACATAGAGTTGTTGGAGGATTGAGACAATGAATGCTGACCACAGTGCATGGTACATTTAAGCACCCAATGATGGCCATGATTACTATGCCATTGTTCTCCTGGGCTCACATGCAGCAGGTGTAAGACAAAAGTGAACTGTTGAACCAAGTCATCACAGGGTAAATGGGCTCTATTTATCATGGCCACAGTAGCCTGCAAAGCCTTCATTTCCAACATGTTAGTTGTCAGAGTAGGTCTTGCTTTACCCTAGCTAGTGGGCATGTGTGGTTCCCAGAGCTTCCCAGCTGAGCATCCTCCATGTCCCCACCCCTCTAGACAGCAGACTGCTGTGGGTTCTATTCAGGTTCACATCCCACCTTCCCTTTGGACCTCTGGGAATGAGGAGTCCTCAGCCTCATAAGAGGGTCACGGGATACAGGTCTACAAGTGACCCTCTCAGCGACTGGCATCTCAAAGGACCTAGTGTTCCCAAATAGATATCCTAATTACAGAGTGGGAGCCAGGGAGGCAGGACCCCTCCGTCATTACTACCTGTGTTGCCCAGCTGCCCTCACCTTCCCTCTCCGCAGACAACACAGGCAATAGTGGCATTCAGACAAACCAAGACTGATAGCCTGTTTATTGGGGAAAGACTCAGGTCTCTCAGGTGCacttagcaaaataaataaacgaGGAGACGCTACTATCGTACACTATTTACAATCTGCAGGACGATCTCGGGAACAAGTGGGAATCAGGAACCCCTCTATGGACCAAGACCGCACTCTTCCACAGCAATGGGAGAGGTCCAGCCGCTGGGCCGGGGTAGACAGGAAACCAGATGTATTTCATTTCAATTTCGGCGACAGGCTGCACTTCTCGCGAATCTGGAAGGGCAGCATGTGAGTCAGGGAGGTCTCGTTTATGGCCACCAGTAGCTGCAGCTTACCCAGGCAGTCCTGCAGTGCGGCCTCGGGGTGCCCGCCCAGGCTCAAGTCTACCGGACGCGGGAGCTGTAGCATATGGTCAGCCAGCGCCAGGCAACAGATGGCCAGCAGGGAGGGAGTGTAGCTGGCGAAGGCATAGTCGGCCAGGCTCAGCTCCGCCACCCCGCGCGCCAGGGCTTGCGCCTCCAGGGCTTCCGAGACCTCAGCCTGCCCGGCCTCCACACGCGCGTGTGTGAAATGCTCCAGGAAGAAGCTGATGGTTGGTGCGCCCAGGCTGAAGTGCAGTTTGTGCAGCACGATGCACTCGAGGTTGCAGAGTTGCTGCCGGGAGAAGGCACCGCAGCACAGGGCCAGGAGCTGCTTCACGCGCGGCGGGTGCACCTCCACCTGCAACACAGGGGCGCTCAGCCCCCGCAGCGCAGCATCCAGGGCCGAGGCCCATCCCAGGGTCAAGCCCGGGAGAAAACCAGGACTCCCCCCATCCCTTCCAGCGAGACAGCTGGGCCTTCGCCTCTCCGTTACTTGCACTTTAATCACCTGGGGTGTACTTCCAGCGCAGTTTCTCTAACTACTGTCCAGCTAAAAAAAGGtttgagaaattttaaatattttcccccGAGTCTAGAATAGCAGGGCTACAAAGAGCTGTTGGGATTTACTTCTGGAACCGACTTCACCCTATTTCTTTAGGGGCCAGGTGAAAGGACCGTTAGTAGGGAAGTGGGGGGGAGCTATTGTGAAATTAAAGCTGTGGATGTATACGTTTGCAAATGCATGACAGAATGAATTCGGAGAGCCCAGCACTAAATCTTCTGCGCTGGAAAGCCGAGTGGTGGCCAGAGAGTGGCTGTCCCCCAGACCCCGCTCGGAGGTACCTGTTTGCAAGCGATGAGCAGGGACGTGACCCCAAGCAGCTGGAAGCAGTCTGCAGCCACAGGCGTGGTGGTAAGAAAGCGGTCCAGCGTGTTCACCGTCAGGCAGAGCGATTCGAAGGAGAGGTGGAACTGGCGGTGCACCGGGATCAGCCAGCTAAGCAGTTTACAGCGGGATTCCGCCGTGACCTGCGCGGAGGATCGTGGGAGGAGGACCGGTTAAGCCGCGGGCAAAGAGGGTCTGTAGAAGGAACCTGCCAAGAAAACTCAGGGAGCCTCTCTGGAGGAAGgcacaaaaaggaaaaacttaaaagCGCTGGAAACTGGGAAACACTGGGACGGCGCTGCTGCACAAAGAGCAATGGTCGGGCAAGGAGCCGGAACCCTTGGATTCGTACCTGGCTCTGCGCCGCGTGTGTATACACATTACCTTGTAATCCTCTTGGCAATTcagtgaggggagagggccaccactttgcagatgaagaaataagctcagaattgttaaatcacttgCCCAGGGTCGGGAGGAGTCCTGACTCGAACCTAGAAACTGTCTTCACTCCTCTGCATTCTACCGTGCTCCTGCTAACCAGTATGGAAACTTCGGGCAGGTCACTTAAGCCATCTAGGCCCCacttttctccatttgtaaaatgaggctgTTGGCCCGGCCCTCTAAAACCCCTTCCCGCTCGGACCGCGAACCTCCGTGCCCCGGGGCGCGTCGGAGGGCAGACggagcagaagaggaaagagccCGAGGAAGAGGAGCGGGGGTGGGGACCTCGCTCTCCCAGCGCCTCACTTGTGGCTGCCGCGCCAGCGACTCCCGCGGGTGGAAGTGGCTCTCCCGCGCCTTGCGGAAGACATAGCAGCTCTGACCGTAGTCACGGAAGGTCTGTAGATCTAGCTGCACCAACTGCTGGGCAGGAGCGGGTAGGGGGCTGCAGCCTAGCGCCGCGGATGCTGCGGGACTGTCTGCCCCATCAGACCCGGAGCTGGGGGACTCGAACACGTCGCAAACACCGGAGTCTCCGGGGAGCGGGCACGGGTTCAGAGGCTGCAGCGGCTGTTTCCTCCGGAGGCGTGGACGCCTGCTCTTCTTCACCGGGGCGCGGAGGTTCTGGTCGTTGTCCCGCTTCCCAGCCCGGGCGGCGGGACTCACGAGACTGGTGGGGCAGGGGGTCACCATGGTGCAGCCTGGTGGCCGCTCTACGACTCCTCGCCTGCGACAAACCGAAGGCGCGCTCCAGAGTACGAAGTAAGCTGCCCAGAGCCGCGGCGAAGCCCTAAGTACTCGGCGGGCGCCTTCCCCCTACCACACCCCTGGCTTCTCACTGGATGATTACTGAGCCGCACGAGGCCGCGCTTTTCCGGAGAAAGAACCGCTTGCGAGCAAGCTGCGGGCTGGGTGTAGCCTGCACCGCCCGCAATGGAGAGGAGGAGCTACGCCCGGCTGAGCGCACCCGCCTTGCACTGCTGGTTCCGCGCGCGTCCCGCGTTACCCAGGTAACGGAGCTGGGGTTGCGGCTTGAGCTGCGCCCGCGGCCGGGGGTGGGGCGGCGGCTAGGCGGAGTGAGCGCCGAGTCCCGCCGAGGGGCCGGACTGCtccgggggaaaaaaaagattctcgCGGCCGCCATCTCCGCGTCCTGGTCCAGATAGTCTCGAAGTGCGATCACCCTTCAGGCCGGCTATAATCCAGGTCGGTAATTTGGTAAAGATCAGTTTCCAACCTTTCAGGGCTCCAACGAGAATTGTCAGTACAGTTTTCCTCGGTGACCCATATAAGCAATAATTCTAGTTCgattgcttttgtaatttttgttttaggcAGGACCCTAGGAGCCAGTATCCCTCCTAGAGCTGGTCTCGGGGAGCAGAGCTTCCACAGGTTCTTCTGTGCTGTGTATCTGGGAGCTAGTCCAGCCTCCCAGGCGGGCACTCATGCGCAAAACAGAAGACTGCCCCGTGACCCTCAGACAGCAGGTCTGAACTCCTGTAACCCTTGCTCCACACTTGTCCCACCAAACCAAGTAAACGGAGCGGTTTAAGGATATAACATGGTTGGAGCGTTGCACTGCTAGCTTGATCGAATTGCTCAATCGGCCTCTTCTGTTTTAGGTCATTAGCTTCTAATCCTCTGCCACGGGTAGCTCACCCTTCCTTGGTTATTCCCTGCTCTCCGTTTCTGCTCCTTCAGAAGTTCACAAAAGTAGAGCTGGAGCGGGGGCGCCCAGGTAGGAGAGACGGGGCTGGACGAGGCAGTTTCCTCAGGACACTGCTGGTTTAGAACCTAGCCTCCTGCCCTGGTAGAAGTTGGAAGCCTAAGCCTGAGTGAATCTTCCTAAGGGGTACAAGTAGTATCTAGTCAGCCTTATGGGGAGGTCTCAGTGGCAGGAAACCCACAGACCCTCAGCCTGATGAACTTTCCAGAGGCACTCCCAGAAGTGAGCTTGTTAGGTGTCCCAAGAGCAGGTTCAACCATTCCCACCTGATTTCAGAAGAAAGCCGACAAATTTATGTCCTCAAATTGAAATCCCTGTCTCCAGAACTTTAGTTGGGTGTGGGGTGTTGTCTCTTAGAgatgcaggaaagagaaaagagatggatTTGGAGTTCTGGTCAGTTTTATTCCTATTTCCCTGTAACTTTAAGCAAGGTCTTTAGTCTCTAGACCTAAATAGTTTCATTTGTCACTTGAGAGATTAGCTAAGAACCACCTGTCTTTCAAGATACAGGTGCCAGGACTTGCTGTCTCCTCTCAAGCTATTGTTGGGGAACCATTATGGGGTGAGCAGTGAAATCTGTGGAGAGGGGTCAGCTGTCAGACTTTTTCCTTGAGAAGCTTTCTGGATGAGGAGGAAGGACCTAGGAATCCCGATTCTTCTCATCAGCCCAGATGGCCATGCAGGCCAGTGAAAAGAGTACAAAGTCAACTCCCAGGGTCAGAATTGTCACTCCCATTTATTGGTCATCATGCGCTGGCTGTTTACCTTCTTGGagtctctgtttctcatttcttaaaagtGGTTATTAATACTTGCCTTGAGGACcaagtgaaatatgtcaaaagCTCAAagtcctttttaaatataaaacagggGGGGTTACATTAAAGCCTCCTTTGGGAAGTCAATATTCTCACCCTGGAGATACTCTGAAAAAGCAGAAGGATCATTTTATCCACCAGTGGATGTGAGGCTAGTGTCTGTAGTTAGGGTTAACTCCCAACAGAGGGTGCCTGAGCTTTGTACTGATGGGTCTACTCCTCAGTATTTGTGGGTATGCCTGCCATGCCTGGTCCAAGACAGTGATCAAGGCTGCATgggtcctggggctcctggctggcttagtcggtggcgcatgagactcttgatcctgggggttgtaagttccagccccagctgggctgtatagcttacttaaaaaaaaaaaatcctttttttttaagattttatttatttatttgacagagagatacagtgagagaggggacacaagcagggggagtgggagagggagagggagaagcagccttcccgctgagcagggaacctgatttggggctcgatctcaggaccctgggatcatgacctgagccgagggcagatgcttaactgactcagccacccagactgccaaccccccaaaaaaactttaaagaaaaaaaaaaaggaaaagaaaaggctgcATGGGTCTTTCCCTCATAGAGCTGACACTCTAGTGGGGCAAGTGAAGAACCAtgtgacacatttaaaaaatgattatgatAGAGGATCTGAGTAAAATACAGGATACCCAGTTAAACAAATGTCAGATAAATTTTAGCATGAATATGtctcaaatattgcatgggacattgCAGTACCTTGTATGTACATTAAATGTTTAGACTTTACCTTAAGCCATTGAAGAAGGCTTACCAAAATAGaatctgtcttttgttttaaaagattattctggCTGATGTGTGAAAAATGGATTGTAGGGGACAAGAGTGGAGGCCATTTAGGTGCAGTATTTGTGGTATGAACAATACAGTGCAAGTGAAGGCCGTCTTATTTTCCCTATGAAGGGTCTTTACAGTTAATTTTTCTAATCTCTCTGGGACCTGGGTGCAGTGCACCTTTAAGGCACTAGGTAAATCTAAAATACTTTAAAGGTGTAGAACCTAATTAAACCCAGGCATCTGTAATGAAAGCTGCTTAACCATGATTTGACCCTGCTTATTTTCAGGTGTGATTTTTGAAATCTGCAGGATGAATAATGGAACTGAAgttatcttgtttgtttgtttttctttccagtctGGCACTCAAGCTTCAGTCAAAAGCCCCCACCATCACCCTGCCCCAACTCTTGGACTCTGATTGAGGTAGGAAGAATACATTTGCTAACAGTACCTTGTTTAGCAGAATAAGTGTGTTGGACTTGATACCTAGGGGTGGACAGCTTTGTTAGTACCTCAAATGATCCTTAAGCTCACTTTTGATTTTAAGTTACTAAAATTTATATCTGTCactaaaaattgtatttacttaaGACTATTTTCTATTAATGTATTGAAGTGCCCAGATTGAGAAGTATTTAAGGTAAAGTCTGACAAGTTTTTCTGGTATTTAGTAAAGAGCAggaattttcttttaaggattttatttatttatttgagagagagagagagagagcatgagtggagagaaggagaggcagactcctgctgagcaaggagcctgatgctgggctccatcccaggaccctgggatcatgacccgagccgaaggcagacgtttaaccgactgaggcagccaggcgccccaagaggagTAATTTTCAACACCATTTTTAACGCCAGACCCTTGACTTGCACATCTAAATGTCCACTAGTATCGGCCTCTGGGGAAAAGGCCATCTCTTGGTTACCTGCCTTCCTGCTGCTTTGCCACTTGCCAGTTCACCAAGAGCTCAGTGCACACACTCAAGTGCATTGCTTCTTCCCTCATGCATATATGTGCTTTTTCTCCCGATTCACACCCACCAGTGGCATTCTGCCTGGCACAGGTGGTACCGTGTAGTGGTGACGAGCTTCCGCTCTGGAGTCCCCTCCTGGATCGTCATCCCACCTCTGCAGCACACAAGCTCTGCagacttgggcaagttactcaactttTTTATTCCTCTTGTTTCCCTAGCTGTTAAAAAACGGGGTGATAAGAGTCTCCTGTaaaattgtgaggattaaataaggcaTACAGCGTATGCATGAGTGCTCAGTATGAGTTAGCTGCTGCTCTAATTATGTTTTTCTCTAGCTAAGGTATGTGTCTTTCTGCTAAACAGTGTGGCTAAAATAGTACCTGCTGCAATTTTGCTGATCGACATACATATATGATCAGAATTGGACATTGAGAAGAAGTCAAAGAGTAGTAAGCACAGTAGCATTATGCCCGAGGCCAGTCCAGTCCCCAGCTCTTCTGAAATATGGGACACTAAGTGACTTGTTTCAGTGAGCCTTGAAAGAATTTCTTCAAACCATGATGATAGCCTACTGCTCTCTTTGCTGCTTTCCCTTTAGATGGTAGAATTGCCCATGTAGATCAGAAGTGTCAGGAGGGAGCAGTTCTCATAATAATTCactcaaaacaaaaatgcaaactaaaactatCATGAGATATTATCTTGTATGTAATCTTATTGATAAAAGTCCATACTTTTGATAAGAGGTTGCGGGGAAATAGGCCTCCTATGTTTTTGGTGACAGTGTAAGTTGGTACAGCTGTTTTGGAAGATAATTTGGCaagatttataaacatttaaaatgaacataatcTTGAGCTCAGCATTTCTATTCCTGGATAATTACTCCACATCAATGcaaatttactttataaaaaagGTATTTATCACAGTGGccatattaaaagcaaaacattgTCTTCAATAAAGGACGTCTAAAACAATATTATGTGGCCACTAAAAAGAATGAGGCAGATGTTTATGGACTAGATGTAGAAGGATCTTCAAAATAGAGtgttaaacaaaataaagcaaggtGCAAAGCACTATGTCAAATATGTTGTcactgtgtaaaaaaaaaaagaatacatacatatatccttGTATATGCATAGAATCTCCCTGGAAAGATAGGCAAGAAGCTGGTAACACAGGATGCCGTTGGGGAGAAGATGTGGGAGACAGAAATAGAGAGCGGGGGCGGACTTCCTATTGTACTTTCATtgaccttttgaattttgaactcTATGTGTGtgttacctctttttaaaaataatttttcgggcgcctgggtggctcagttggttaagctactgccttcggctcaggtcatgatcctggagtcccgggatcgagtcccacgtcgggctccctgctcggcggggagtctgcttctccctctgaccctcttccctctcgtgctctctatctctcattctctctcaaataaataaataaaatcttaaaaaaaataaaaaaaataaaaataatttttcatatgcAGAGGGTCGAAAGCTAGAAAACAAGGAACCCAGGTAAGTCCTGAAAAACAGAGATTGCTATTATATGTGGACATCAGATGCAGTGCTTGCAATGGGACAGGATCTGGTCTGTTTTGGAGGTTGGATTATATCAGTGAACAGAACCGACAGTCCTGTCTTCGCAGAGCTTCTGTGGGGTGTGGCAGTGCAGGGAGAGACAGACGACAGAGGGACTGGGACGCTGGGAGTGCCAGAGGCAGGCTGCATTATTTAATATGTTGGTCAGATAAAGCTCATAGGGAAGATTAGGGCAGAGAACTCGAGGAGCTGGGGGAGTTGGCCACATGGGCATCTGGGGGGAAAGCATCCTAGCCAGAGAAAAGAGCAatgcaaaggccccgaggcatGAACAGGTCTGCCCTGgggaggaagagcaaggaggccagtgtggctggagtaggAGTGAAAAGGAGAGCAGCTGATGACGTCAGAGAGGTAATGGGGCCGGATCACAGAGGGCCCTGTTATTGCTAGCAGTCAGGTCGTAAGACTTCCTATGCTTTGTTACAGtgcacttttattttacttattgtaGCATTTAACCATCACCTCAACCATGTGAGATAGGCAcagttattgtccccattttacaaaatgaGAGAATCTTCAGCAAGGATAAGGAGCTTGCTTGAAaatacacagctagtaagtggaaaACTAGGACTTAAACCCAAGGCTGTGATTCTAGTCTGGACACTCATCCCTATGCTGTTCTGTGTTTGCTAAATGTTAAGAGAGAACCAAGAAAAGGCTTTGAGTCCACCCTTGGGCCACTGCTTAGAGAGGAGAGTAAAGCTGAGGGGATAGAGCTGGTTGAACTTTCTTAGAAAAACCTTGGAGGCTCTGTGGTGTAGTTTAGCAAGGCAGGCAGACTTCCCTGCCCCAAGTATGTGCCAGGCGGTACAAGTTGAGCTAGAATCGGGAGTGGGGAAAAGAAGTACGGCTTGGAGGCTAAAGGAAGTGTGAAGCCATTTGGAGTGTGATGACCACAGCCTGTGTCTAATTTCTATGAACCAGCCACCTCTTGGGAGGTGATTACATGAGAAAGTGACAGTTGACTTAGTTTCTCACAGAGAGCACAAGTTTCAGTTGTCTGGAGAGGGCAAGTTCGGTTATCTGGTAGCCTTGCTGGGAGTGCAGAGAAGGTCTCAGAAAGCAGGCTGGCCTGAAGAGTGAGGGAAACTGGTGGCTTTGTACTTAAGTAGTGACTGATAGGCTGTTCAAAAGTTCAGCTTTCcaggcgcatgggtggctcagtcggttaagcatctgcctcttgatttcggctcaggtcctgatctccaggttgtgagatggagccccacgtcatgCTCCCCAGTCAGAGGGGAGtcggcttgggtttctctctcttcctctgtccctcccctccccctgtaccagctcgctctctcaaataaatcttaaaaagaataagttCAGCTTTCATTCCACCTCCCGTTCTTGGTGTGaacatatatttcaaatgaaGTAGTAAATCTAAGACAAACCAGCAATGGAAGATTTCTAAAAAAGATCTCCTGTTACTAGACTGTAACTGTACGGAGATACTGTAGTTGTCTGTCTCTGTTCTTCCACAGCCAATATTTAACAAGTGCCTTCTGAGTGCTGGGCCTCACTCTAGGTTCGCAGCAGAGGGTAGGACACACAAGGCCCCTGCTTGCATcgaatggggaggggagaggctgaacacaaaacagtaacaaaatataaacattttcagaCCATACATAGTAAGTTCTGCGCAGAGATTTGAGTGTGCAGGCCTAGAGTGTGGATGGACGGGTGCTTTAAATTGGATGGTCAGGGATGCCCCTTTGAAGAGCTATTCACCTGTACTGCTTGCATTCACAAgtgaaaaataagtctttttcttttaatgttgtGCAAATCCATTCCCTAAGCGGGATTTCTCATAGTACAGTTTGCGTTGATATATCATTGTTTGGGGAGCAGTATTTTCTGGTGGGGAGGGACTCCTACAAAGGTTTAGATTATAATAGTTAAATTCTCCTAAAGTAGTTCTCCTGAGGTGATTTGCAAAGAAGTGAGCGCGAGGTAGCCCCACTGTATACAGTGCATTTTCCCCAACCAAATGAAAGATAAATCTCCTACTTCtctgtgtttgttgtttttgcttttatttaaatgatgAGGCTGCAGCCTGCAGAAAGGTCTTCTTATGCCCCGTGAGGCATCCTCTGTTAAAATAACCTCAGGCTTCTCTGTTAAACAGGGGAGATCTACCCcgtcttttctttctctaccacacagaaaacaaagaggGCAGCCATTAGTATCTTCAGACTATGGTAAAATAACCCCCTCTCCCAAATGTAAAGCAAAGCTGGTCCTATTGAAAAACAACAAAGGGAAAGGCTGAAGGGCACAGTGTGTAATGCACCTGCTTGAATGTCAAATCACAGGGTGCGGATCAAAACAGAGCAGCTGTTGAGGGCTGCCTAGTCATATGTTTCTTAGAATTTATGAGAAAAGGCACCAAGGGCCTGCAGTTAACAAAAGCTCTTAGCAAGTAGCAGGGTAGATTGCCCTGTTGAGAGGCAGGATCCACTCTCTAGGAGTGTTCAGCTATGTAGATTTGAAATGAATGGATGCtgtggctggatttttttttttttctttccatttggcAAGTCTGGATGCTAAAGTTGTATCCTTCAGGAACAATGTTTCCTGGTACTTGGGAGAGACAGACGAATGTTCAGTTTTCCTCGGCATTATAACCCACATTTCTGTATTACTATTATATCTGCTGTTTCTCTTTCAGCTTGGAGGAATATATGTG
Proteins encoded in this window:
- the CCNO gene encoding cyclin-O — encoded protein: MVTPCPTSLVSPAARAGKRDNDQNLRAPVKKSRRPRLRRKQPLQPLNPCPLPGDSGVCDVFESPSSGSDGADSPAASAALGCSPLPAPAQQLVQLDLQTFRDYGQSCYVFRKARESHFHPRESLARQPQVTAESRCKLLSWLIPVHRQFHLSFESLCLTVNTLDRFLTTTPVAADCFQLLGVTSLLIACKQVEVHPPRVKQLLALCCGAFSRQQLCNLECIVLHKLHFSLGAPTISFFLEHFTHARVEAGQAEVSEALEAQALARGVAELSLADYAFASYTPSLLAICCLALADHMLQLPRPVDLSLGGHPEAALQDCLGKLQLLVAINETSLTHMLPFQIREKCSLSPKLK